In Passer domesticus isolate bPasDom1 chromosome 9, bPasDom1.hap1, whole genome shotgun sequence, a genomic segment contains:
- the LOC135307242 gene encoding uncharacterized protein LOC135307242, protein MVTSCGCLVVVVDTESALSGPERGADTVLTPSWYLKRMNDDKVPEEFPEGLPDVPEELLAALHEAPSETDSETVPETLAVEESDSVPGSHEKREPTEDTRTLAEPEEYSGSSGGQKAQTAGHCDPSKYYILVGTVAASALLLLGAVSGYLVMHQLLKRDRRSQEDKEATGQDWDSSWESCGQPRGEPQSGEGAGSSERAQGNGFRDSCRLFPELFAAELAQLHKNMSADPSPLPTCSFCALADNTSSRDHWISLESPQPTASSWPSYQYLQDYYLLEDED, encoded by the exons atggtaacttcttgtgggtgtttggttgtagttgtggacacagagagtgctctttcaggccctgagcgaggggcagataccgtgctgactccgagctggtacctcaagc ggatgaacgatgacaaggttcctgaagagttccctgaaggattgccggatgttccagaggagctcctggcagccttgcatgaagccccatctg agacagattctgagactgtgccggagaccttagctgtggaagaaagtgacagtgtgccaggctcacatgaaaaaagagaaccaacagaggacaccaggacacttgctgagcctgaggaatattcag ggtcatccggtgggcaaaaagcccagactgctggacactgtgacccgagcaagtactacatcctagtagggacagtagcagcctcagctttgcttctgcttggggcagtgtctggctatctagtcatgcatcagctgctgaagagagacag gaggagccaggaggacaaagaggcaacaggacaggactgggactcttcctgggaaagctgtggtcagcctagaggtgaaccacagtcaggagaaggagcaggaagcagcgagagagcccaaggcaacgggttcagggacagctgccgcctgtttcctgagctctttgcagcagagctcgcccagctgcacaagaacatgagcgcagacccgtcacctctgcccacctgctccttctgtgctctggctgacaacacctcttcacgggaccactggatttccctggagtcacctcagcccacagcatcctcttggccctcctaccaatacctgcaggactactatctgttagaggatgaagattag